Proteins encoded in a region of the Methanosarcinales archaeon genome:
- a CDS encoding TIGR00296 family protein — translation MSDLVTDDDGRIALELARKAITEYLNSKKVIEPEGLSPVFYENRGVFVTLNNRIGSQKELRGCIGRPYPVMPLGDAIIISAINAATEDTRFNPVTIKELKEISIEVTVLTTSYRLEVEPEKLPGEIIVGRHGLIVQKGPYAGLLLPQVAVEHGFDAGRFLDQTCLKAGLYPDAWLESDTEVYAFEGQIFHEE, via the coding sequence ATGTCTGATCTGGTAACTGATGATGATGGCCGTATTGCCCTGGAATTAGCACGCAAAGCTATTACAGAATATTTGAACAGCAAAAAGGTAATAGAACCTGAAGGTCTCTCTCCGGTCTTTTATGAGAACAGAGGTGTATTTGTAACTCTGAATAACAGGATCGGGTCACAAAAAGAACTGCGGGGTTGCATTGGAAGACCCTATCCGGTCATGCCCCTGGGGGATGCGATCATAATTTCTGCAATTAATGCAGCCACTGAGGATACCAGGTTCAATCCTGTAACCATTAAAGAACTTAAGGAGATCTCCATCGAGGTCACTGTACTTACCACTTCCTACCGCCTTGAAGTGGAACCTGAAAAGCTCCCGGGTGAGATTATTGTGGGGAGACACGGCCTAATAGTCCAAAAAGGGCCTTATGCAGGACTTCTGCTGCCTCAGGTTGCTGTAGAACATGGATTTGATGCAGGAAGATTTCTTGATCAAACCTGTCTGAAAGCAGGACTTTATCCTGATGCATGGCTTGAATCTGATACCGAAGTATATGCTTTTGAAGGCCAGATATTTCATGAAGAATAA
- a CDS encoding transcription factor S gives MEFCPKCKSMMMPSGNVMKCRKCAFEKEKAGASNILAKQEFKEREVTVLEGDEAAGLPTTNAHCEECGNKIAYWWLRQLRSADESETRFFRCTKCAKTWREYD, from the coding sequence ATGGAATTTTGTCCTAAATGTAAAAGTATGATGATGCCTTCGGGCAATGTAATGAAATGCAGGAAATGTGCATTTGAAAAGGAGAAAGCAGGTGCCAGTAATATACTTGCTAAACAGGAATTCAAAGAACGGGAAGTCACTGTACTTGAAGGTGATGAAGCAGCAGGTCTTCCTACCACAAATGCCCATTGTGAAGAGTGCGGCAACAAAATAGCCTATTGGTGGCTGCGTCAGCTGCGATCGGCCGATGAAAGTGAAACAAGGTTTTTCAGGTGTACCAAATGCGCTAAGACCTGGAGAGAATACGATTAA
- the mfnA gene encoding tyrosine decarboxylase MfnA, whose amino-acid sequence MKNNGLSEEEVLDRLGNYKAQDVSYNRVLSAMCTIPHPIAVKAHAMFLEANLGDAGLFPGTQALEHRVINMMGGMLGDPSVHGYITTGGTESNIQAIRAARNSGISTTPNIIVPQSAHFSFDKIADILRIEVRKARVDEEFKVDLGAVDSLIDNNTVGLIGIAGTTEFGQIDPIKELSDMAVERGIFLHVDAAFGAFVIPFLDKKYDFDFKLPGVSSITADPHKMGLCTIPAGGLLFRDPSHLHKLQTDTPYLTLDTQYSLSGTRTGAAAAATYAVMKYLGWDGYSQIVDSCMKLTKNLVKRASEFGAETLMNPVMNVAVLDVGDVKRVRKELSVKGWSTSITRDPKALRLVIMPHLNEVVLEKFLLDLEQVCRTTT is encoded by the coding sequence ATGAAAAATAACGGCTTAAGCGAAGAAGAGGTCCTGGACAGACTAGGAAACTACAAAGCACAGGATGTATCATATAACCGTGTACTCAGTGCCATGTGTACCATTCCGCATCCCATAGCTGTCAAGGCCCATGCAATGTTTCTGGAAGCCAATTTAGGTGATGCGGGATTGTTTCCAGGCACACAGGCCCTAGAGCATAGGGTAATAAACATGATGGGAGGAATGTTGGGAGACCCATCTGTACATGGTTATATCACAACAGGGGGTACCGAATCCAATATCCAGGCCATTCGAGCAGCCCGAAACAGCGGAATAAGCACAACGCCCAATATTATTGTACCCCAATCAGCCCATTTCTCTTTTGATAAGATTGCAGACATTCTCAGGATCGAAGTGCGAAAAGCCCGGGTTGATGAGGAGTTCAAAGTCGACCTGGGCGCAGTTGACTCCCTTATAGACAATAACACAGTAGGCCTTATTGGAATAGCTGGTACTACTGAATTTGGCCAGATCGATCCTATCAAGGAATTATCAGATATGGCTGTGGAACGGGGCATTTTCCTGCATGTGGATGCTGCCTTCGGGGCTTTTGTTATACCATTTCTTGATAAGAAATATGATTTTGATTTCAAGCTGCCGGGAGTTTCATCAATAACCGCAGACCCCCATAAAATGGGACTATGTACCATTCCTGCAGGTGGACTTCTGTTCAGGGACCCATCACATCTTCATAAGCTGCAAACTGATACTCCTTACCTTACCCTGGATACCCAGTATTCATTAAGCGGAACACGAACCGGTGCTGCTGCAGCAGCAACATATGCTGTGATGAAGTATTTAGGATGGGATGGATACAGTCAGATTGTAGATAGCTGTATGAAATTAACTAAGAACCTGGTTAAACGGGCCAGTGAGTTCGGAGCTGAAACCCTAATGAACCCTGTGATGAATGTTGCAGTATTGGATGTGGGTGATGTTAAACGCGTCAGGAAAGAATTGAGTGTTAAAGGCTGGTCCACCTCTATTACCAGGGATCCAAAGGCATTAAGGCTGGTAATTATGCCCCATCTCAATGAGGTCGTACTGGAAAAATTCCTGCTGGATCTTGAACAGGTCTGCAGGACGACTACTTAA
- the larC gene encoding nickel pincer cofactor biosynthesis protein LarC, whose protein sequence is MNRTTKVLVFDPFSGASGDMIIGSLLNLGADKKIVISSMELAADVDVDTYENKKELISATRIEVVQRSTSQYNFREIIGQVKSKGLPQKIIEDVIDVMELVGRSEASVHGTTLDELHLHEMGQQDAIADIVGAVVAFHDLGLTNSKVICMPISVGGGFVNTAHGKLPVPAPATLEILNNSKLIWKGGPVDHELLTPTGAAILAHFVDKYGYSSSMFPQMISSKTGYGAGSKETGLPNVLRTVMGELDASLVIDHIAMLETNVDDVTGEVLGYLIQELMDDGALDVSIIPATMKKGRSGALIKVICKPSHAHHLAKRIIVETGSLGVRQVPVMHRFTVQRKIIEVNITVAGNSYIIHVKIACDNKGEFLNISAEFDDCKEIARETGLPVKEIIRKAEETARSDLKKNRII, encoded by the coding sequence ATGAACAGGACAACTAAAGTTTTGGTATTTGACCCTTTTTCCGGGGCTTCAGGTGATATGATCATTGGTAGCTTGTTAAACCTGGGCGCTGATAAAAAAATTGTGATTAGTTCAATGGAATTGGCAGCTGATGTTGATGTAGACACATATGAAAATAAAAAAGAACTAATCTCTGCAACCAGGATCGAGGTTGTCCAGAGATCTACTTCACAATATAATTTCAGAGAGATAATCGGTCAGGTCAAATCTAAAGGTTTGCCCCAAAAGATAATTGAGGATGTAATAGATGTTATGGAGTTGGTGGGTCGATCTGAAGCTTCAGTACATGGCACAACATTGGATGAGCTGCACCTGCATGAAATGGGACAGCAGGATGCAATTGCAGATATTGTGGGTGCAGTGGTTGCTTTTCACGATCTTGGGCTGACAAATTCAAAGGTAATCTGCATGCCTATATCTGTGGGAGGTGGATTTGTAAATACTGCTCACGGAAAATTACCTGTCCCTGCCCCGGCAACTCTTGAGATTCTTAATAATTCAAAACTGATCTGGAAGGGAGGTCCCGTGGATCATGAACTATTAACACCCACAGGAGCTGCTATACTGGCACATTTTGTTGATAAATATGGTTATTCAAGTAGTATGTTTCCTCAGATGATATCTTCCAAGACAGGTTATGGTGCAGGGTCAAAGGAAACAGGTCTTCCCAATGTGCTTAGAACTGTGATGGGGGAACTTGACGCATCATTGGTAATAGATCATATTGCGATGCTGGAGACAAATGTGGATGATGTGACAGGAGAAGTGCTTGGATATCTCATTCAGGAACTAATGGATGATGGTGCGCTGGATGTCTCTATAATACCAGCAACTATGAAAAAAGGGCGAAGCGGTGCTTTGATCAAAGTCATCTGTAAACCATCTCATGCGCACCATTTGGCAAAGAGGATCATAGTAGAAACGGGAAGTCTTGGAGTGAGACAGGTACCTGTTATGCATAGATTCACTGTGCAGCGAAAGATAATAGAAGTAAATATCACTGTAGCAGGAAACTCCTATATTATCCACGTGAAAATAGCCTGTGATAATAAAGGTGAATTTCTCAACATTTCAGCAGAATTCGATGACTGCAAAGAAATCGCCCGGGAAACTGGCCTCCCTGTAAAGGAGATTATCCGAAAGGCAGAAGAGACAGCAAGGTCGGACCTGAAAAAGAATAGAATAATTTAA
- a CDS encoding CDC48 family AAA ATPase, producing MDYIQLKVTKAYPTDSAKGIARIDPNLIQKLQISVGDIILLEGNKITAAKVWEADRQDWNKDSIRIDGFTRQNAGVGLGESIKVTTVKTLGATKIVLAPPEGQVIQPGGEANDLVKRQIMKRPIVEGDLIPIISTTASPILGHMNTGQTIPLIAVKVEPEGVVIIKEQTEIELLDKPVTGYDTLATTGITYEDLGGLGDQIQHLREMIELPLKHPEIFDKLGINPPAGVLMHGPPGTGKTMIAKAVANESGARFFSIAGPEIMSKHYGESEKGLRDIFEEASSNAPSIIFFDELDAIAGKREESVGEVERRVVAQLLTLMDGVSERGQVVVIGATNRINAIDVALRRPGRFDREIEISVPDRDDRLEILQIHTRSMPLSKDVNLEELADNTHGFVGADLAALCREAAMKTLRSFNKIFNLEQEIPQEQLNEIEITSDDFSLALKEVEPSAMREVMVEVPAVRWNDVGGLDKSRQEILEAVEWPLRNPERFRQMGLQPPNGILLYGPPGTGKTLIAKAVATEISANFISIRGPQLLSKWMGESEKAIREVFKKSKQVSPCIIFFDEIDALAPIRGMDSSSRAMERVVNQLLIEMDGLEVLKDVVVVAATNRPDMIDPALIRSGRFDRAVFIGPPTKDGREEILKIHTRNIPLSEDVDIIEIADQTDGYVGSDLEAICREAVLLAMREKFDAKTVEMRHFRNALKKVRPALNENIQEYYQQLEAQFKGGVKTEQKSYIGYR from the coding sequence TTGGACTACATTCAACTCAAAGTAACAAAAGCTTATCCAACTGATTCTGCAAAAGGGATTGCAAGGATCGATCCGAATCTGATTCAAAAGCTGCAGATCTCAGTGGGTGATATTATCCTCCTGGAAGGAAATAAGATCACTGCGGCCAAGGTATGGGAAGCAGATAGGCAAGATTGGAATAAAGACTCTATCAGAATTGACGGATTCACCCGTCAAAATGCTGGTGTAGGTTTAGGTGAGAGCATTAAAGTAACAACAGTTAAAACTCTGGGAGCTACCAAAATCGTGCTTGCACCTCCTGAAGGACAGGTCATTCAGCCTGGAGGTGAAGCAAATGATCTTGTCAAACGCCAGATAATGAAACGACCTATAGTAGAAGGAGATCTAATTCCTATTATTAGTACAACAGCAAGTCCAATTCTGGGTCATATGAACACAGGTCAAACGATACCTTTAATTGCAGTAAAAGTAGAGCCGGAAGGCGTTGTAATCATAAAAGAACAAACAGAGATTGAACTTTTAGACAAACCTGTCACAGGATATGATACACTTGCAACTACAGGTATAACCTATGAGGACCTGGGGGGTTTAGGTGACCAGATACAGCACCTTCGCGAAATGATAGAACTGCCCCTAAAACACCCTGAGATATTTGACAAGCTTGGCATTAACCCTCCGGCTGGTGTGCTGATGCACGGACCTCCCGGTACTGGTAAGACCATGATCGCCAAAGCTGTTGCAAATGAGAGTGGAGCGAGATTCTTCTCTATAGCAGGGCCGGAGATAATGAGCAAGCATTACGGAGAGAGCGAAAAAGGCTTGAGGGATATCTTTGAAGAAGCATCTAGCAATGCACCCAGTATAATATTTTTTGACGAATTGGATGCCATTGCAGGCAAAAGGGAAGAGTCTGTGGGAGAAGTTGAGCGCAGGGTAGTTGCACAGCTTTTGACCTTAATGGATGGCGTGTCTGAGAGGGGGCAAGTAGTGGTAATAGGAGCTACAAATAGGATCAATGCAATAGATGTAGCACTGCGCAGGCCAGGTAGGTTTGACAGGGAGATAGAAATAAGTGTGCCTGATAGGGATGACAGGTTGGAGATATTGCAGATCCATACCAGGAGCATGCCATTATCAAAAGATGTAAACCTTGAAGAACTGGCTGATAACACTCATGGGTTCGTGGGTGCCGACCTTGCAGCACTATGCAGGGAAGCTGCAATGAAGACTCTCAGGAGCTTTAACAAAATTTTCAATCTTGAGCAGGAGATTCCGCAGGAACAGCTCAACGAAATAGAGATCACTTCCGATGATTTTTCTCTTGCTTTAAAGGAAGTTGAACCATCGGCCATGCGTGAGGTTATGGTTGAAGTTCCAGCCGTGAGATGGAATGATGTGGGTGGCCTCGACAAATCCCGTCAGGAAATCCTGGAAGCTGTGGAATGGCCGCTTAGAAATCCTGAAAGATTCAGACAAATGGGACTCCAACCGCCTAATGGAATCTTGTTGTATGGACCGCCAGGTACTGGTAAGACTTTGATAGCAAAAGCCGTAGCTACAGAAATAAGTGCCAATTTTATCAGCATAAGGGGACCCCAACTGCTGTCAAAATGGATGGGAGAAAGTGAAAAGGCAATACGTGAAGTATTCAAGAAATCAAAACAGGTATCTCCATGCATTATTTTCTTTGATGAAATTGATGCGCTTGCACCCATAAGGGGCATGGATTCCAGCAGCAGGGCCATGGAACGTGTAGTTAACCAATTGCTGATCGAGATGGACGGTCTGGAAGTGTTAAAAGATGTGGTGGTGGTGGCAGCTACCAACCGACCTGATATGATTGATCCAGCCCTGATAAGATCCGGGCGATTCGACAGGGCGGTTTTCATCGGTCCGCCTACCAAGGATGGGCGTGAAGAGATACTCAAGATTCATACCAGGAATATACCTCTATCAGAGGATGTGGATATAATTGAGATCGCTGATCAAACAGATGGTTATGTTGGTTCTGATCTGGAGGCGATCTGCCGTGAGGCTGTTCTGTTAGCTATGAGAGAGAAATTTGATGCAAAAACTGTGGAAATGCGTCATTTCAGAAATGCTCTGAAAAAGGTCAGACCGGCCCTAAATGAGAATATCCAGGAATATTATCAGCAATTGGAAGCCCAATTCAAGGGCGGCGTTAAAACAGAACAGAAGTCTTATATAGGTTATCGGTAA
- a CDS encoding PRC-barrel domain-containing protein, with protein sequence MTRIFARNLKDKQVMSSDGITLGIINNIVIDVKSGAVIDLVVKPDIALDKEKYQMEDEFILVPFDAVRAIKDYIVVDKNQAKTDVKT encoded by the coding sequence ATGACACGAATATTTGCCAGGAATCTTAAAGACAAACAGGTCATGAGTTCAGATGGAATCACGTTGGGAATTATCAACAACATCGTGATCGATGTCAAATCCGGAGCGGTAATAGACCTGGTTGTCAAGCCTGATATCGCACTCGATAAAGAAAAATATCAGATGGAAGATGAGTTTATTCTTGTACCTTTTGATGCTGTAAGAGCTATCAAAGACTATATTGTGGTTGACAAGAATCAGGCTAAGACAGATGTAAAAACGTAA